A section of the Opitutales bacterium genome encodes:
- a CDS encoding helix-turn-helix transcriptional regulator, translating into MRLYRHHFGFSPMSDLWRVRIEASKRLLAETGLTSEKIAYRCGFQSPYHFSRKFKELVRVGPREFRVQCWED; encoded by the coding sequence TATCGGCACCATTTTGGTTTTTCACCGATGAGCGATCTCTGGAGAGTTAGAATAGAGGCGAGTAAGCGCCTTCTTGCAGAAACAGGCCTCACTTCAGAAAAGATTGCATATCGCTGTGGCTTTCAGTCACCCTATCATTTTTCGAGAAAATTCAAAGAGTTGGTCCGAGTCGGTCCTAGAGAATTCAGAGTTCAGTGTTGGGAGGATTGA